In the genome of Bufo gargarizans isolate SCDJY-AF-19 unplaced genomic scaffold, ASM1485885v1 original_scaffold_1920_pilon, whole genome shotgun sequence, the window ATGGCCCGCTCAccgaccgtatgtctcggagggcatacggtcgtgtgcaagggccctaactTTGGGAGTGAATGGAGAATAATAGATCTTTGATCTCAAAGGGCTCTTTTACATGAAGGAGGTTTTCCGTCTGGATGCGATGCGTGTAGTCAAGACAtatcatccagactgaatcctgaccattaatttcagtgggtctgtgcacatgagcttggtttttcacgcatcatctctgcgttcgggaaaaatctcagcatgttctttATCTAGCAGACTGGttccagagaagtgaatggggcttgagtaaaaaacggaaggcatccggatgcaatgcgtttttcactaatggttgctaggagatgtagtttGTAATTCTTCCGTTATTTtcttcacgcgtgtgaaaaatacACATACCGCACTTAATCGTGTAAAAAACTGATTTAATTTGCATGCAAAACCACCCGTAGCAGGttgtgacggggacgagcctccctagcattgagggttacccccctcctcccttccccatccacacgatggggagatgcagcagggGCCATGTTGGCATGAGaaggggaagcaggtaagtacagCCTCTGTGAGGTGCCCGGACACGGACATGTGGGGGGGCCATTATAGATCTTAGATAAcccgttgtctcacttcagcaaatggcatttatcaagtagagaaagttaatacaaggcacttactaatgtattgtgattgtccatattgcctcctttgctggctggattcatttttcgatcacattatacactgcttgtttccatggttgcaGACCACCctccaatccatcagtggtggtcgtgcttgcacaatataggaaaaagtactAGCCTATGTGTGTTGccgtggtcccggccaccagagaggctgacaatTTTCCCTCTAGTGTGCAaaaacgaccaccactgatggatttgagggtggtctgtaaccatggaaacaagcagtgtataatgcgatagaaaaattaatccagccaacaaaggaggcaatatggacaatcacaatacattagtaagtgccttgtattaactttgtctacatgatgaaTAACACTTGAagtgagactacccctttaagccttttcCATATTGTACTTGCAGTGCTCATTTGTGGCAGAAAAACTCCTTGTGCATATGTCAAATTGATCCATAGGTCACTCTTAACCCAATGGAGGCCAAAATATCTTGCTTTCAGCCTCCATCTGACCGTCCTCTGTTTTCTGCTGTACGGGATAGCACAGCACTGCCATGATTGTTCATCCATTGTGTCTTTTGTGGTTGTAAGAAGAAATATAATAAATGCGCATGGACATTAAAACAACACACCAGCAATGGAGATGACCTTCATAAGAAATACACGTACACAATAGAAAAtaaactcactttatctgcaacATCATTTTGCTAGCATGGATAATAAAATATACCAGTGTACATAGAAATGTGAGAAGCCATAGCCCTTGcctgttcaatatgccataagaaGAACTAGCAAAACCACATCCTGGATGATCACACTCTGGAAAGCGCAATTCTATGCCATAGTTTACACAATAATTTGCATTCTCTATAGATATATATCActataagactttttttttttttttgcatattataACTTTATGCCAAATTTTGGTACAAGTAATATGTATGCTAATCTCAGTCCTTTGCATGCATGACGATGTACATGTTTGActgcttccttaaaggggttgttcaaattCAAAGTATGTGTGAGACCTGTTGACGTCTTTACCTGCTCCCCTCTGCCCAGTTCTGGCTTCACCACTGGTTTCACTGTGCTTCGGTCTCTGCGTGTAAACTTCTGGTACAAACAGGCAGGGTTGGACtaggggttccttgggcccaccagagaaaacTATTCTTGGGGACCAACCCCCATattatcaataaagtctaataggttttgattcaaagaaatacaCCCTAGtaaagtgatggctaacctccagcactccagctgtggtgacactacgactcccagcatgctctattcatttctatggagttgtgagaccagccaagcaagtgtacatcttgggagttgtagttttaccacagctggagtgccaggggttagccatcacaggtagAAAGTGATTggctttaaatgtttttttttaatttatttatcctTGACCTTCGAGGCCTACTATCAGTGCCTGGGCTCACCTGAAGATCCTCTGGttttctggtgggccagtccaacactGCAGATGGGGGTCATGTGGGCCACAGTGTAGTGTCCTCTAAGCTACACGTGACCACTTGTGGACATGTTACCGAAGCACAGTAAAGACAGCGATGGACTCACAGTGCTGGAAACGAGCAGGTAATTATGGTTCCCTCAACAGATGTCTCtgtgtaggacaacccctttaatgtaacacATTTGTCTCTATGGTTTAAGCTTGAGACTGTCCTCTGAGTTGGTTTGTTATTGCCTTTGTTAGTAGAAATGATGAAATTCTTGATGAATTTGAACTTTACACAATTTTATGAAACAACTAGGCCAAGACCAAGTCAAAGTTCTGTACTATGCTCTGTTACAGATACCATGATAATTCTCCTGGTGACTTGTATATTGCCACAGCCAACATTAAGCATTCAATGTACAGGTCTTCGAATATCAACCTCCCCTTGTAGGTCCTGTCATCTAGCATGCCTGCGGCTATCAAAATGGCAGCTATTTCACATGAaccttgagggggggggggattgtaatAGTACTGCAGCACCTGGATAAACATGAACATCTGCTGCTTCATTCGGAGAATTATATGGAAAGTAACACAAAAGTTGTGGTTGCCCAAAATCTGATGAAATATGAACATATAAATGATGTGATATTAGTTGAAGTAAAGCGGATGGCAAGATCATACTTCCAATATGCACAGATGGTTGTGGTTTAATTGATGATGCGGGTTATAATGCCGAACACAAATGGAATAGAAATAGGGCATGGGCTTGGCACATCAAAGTGCATTAGAGGCATAGGCTTGGCACTGTCAGTGAAGGTGAAGGAGATGCTGGTGACACAGTTTTTACACAATCTGTGTTGGATGCACAGGATTGTGTCAGTCAGAAAGGCAGGCAGTTAACTCATGGCAGAAGCAATAGCATAAGAGACTGAGAATTAGGGTGCACGGGACTAAACTAACCAGGATAATGCCTAGTAGATGCCCAGTCATCATGAGATAAACACCAAGAGGCAGTGAACTAATGTACACGAGGCACAGGAAACCTAGCAGGATTCGTGGCACAGGCCTGCAAGGACCACAGCAGTGAGGAACACAGGATTCAGGTAGCCATGCTAGGCTTGATGATATCTTCACTCTTAGGATATCTAGCACTGGCGTTTGCTCACCGGGCTCCGGTGCCTCATCTGAGACCTCCATGATAGTGATGACTAGACATTCAGAGGAATTAGGGCACAAATCTCCAGGACTCAAAAGCACCTCAGGGGCCACCGAGCAACCACGTCTGTGGATCCATT includes:
- the LOC122923789 gene encoding E3 ubiquitin-protein ligase RNF182-like, with translation MTSSDGDSLEPLLGPLELECKICYNGFDTRQHRPKVLGCDHRMCARCLKKMASNWGQSPPATICCPFCRQETPLPDDLHLLPDDSGLLSKLGCHEWIHRRGCSVAPEVLLSPGDLCPNSSECLVITIMEVSDEAPEPGEQTPVLDILRVKISSSLAWLPESCVPHCCGPCRPVPRILLGFLCLVYISSLPLGVYLMMTGHLLGIILVSLVPCTLILSLLCYCFCHELTACLSD